One window of Nocardia sp. NBC_00508 genomic DNA carries:
- the pip gene encoding prolyl aminopeptidase: protein MRTLYPEIEPYDSGMLAVGAGQSVYWEVSGNPDGKPVVFLHGGPGGGTASYHRQFFDPAAYRIVLFDQRGCGRSTPHLADGASLEHNTTWHLIADMEALREHLGIERWQVFGGSWGSTLALAYAQRYPERVTELVLRGIFLLRRKEIDWYYNGAAGYVYPDEWAKFLAPVPEDEREQDLVEVYHRLLHSPEEEVARAAAIAWSTWEGATSSLLPQPDRIAETAEPRFALAFARIENHYFRHGGFLDEGQLLRDIGAITHIPAVIVQGRHDIVCPAVSAWELHRAWPGSVLHIVDDAGHAANEPGIIHHLVEATDRFAKEG from the coding sequence ATGCGCACCCTCTACCCTGAGATCGAACCGTACGACTCCGGCATGCTCGCGGTCGGCGCAGGCCAGTCGGTGTATTGGGAGGTCAGCGGCAATCCGGACGGTAAGCCGGTGGTGTTCCTGCACGGCGGTCCCGGTGGCGGCACCGCGTCGTATCATCGGCAATTCTTCGATCCGGCCGCCTACCGGATAGTGCTGTTCGACCAGCGCGGCTGCGGCCGCTCCACCCCGCACCTGGCCGACGGCGCGAGTCTGGAGCACAACACCACCTGGCACCTGATCGCCGACATGGAGGCACTGCGCGAGCATCTCGGCATCGAGCGCTGGCAGGTATTCGGCGGCTCGTGGGGCTCCACGCTCGCGCTGGCCTACGCGCAGCGGTATCCCGAACGCGTGACCGAACTGGTGTTGCGCGGCATCTTCCTGTTGCGCCGCAAGGAAATCGACTGGTATTACAACGGCGCCGCCGGCTACGTCTACCCGGACGAGTGGGCGAAGTTCCTCGCGCCGGTACCCGAGGACGAACGCGAGCAGGATCTCGTCGAGGTCTACCACCGGCTGCTGCACTCGCCCGAGGAGGAGGTGGCCCGCGCGGCCGCGATCGCCTGGTCCACGTGGGAGGGTGCGACGAGTTCGCTGCTGCCGCAACCGGACCGGATCGCCGAAACGGCCGAGCCTCGGTTCGCACTGGCCTTCGCCAGGATCGAGAACCACTACTTCCGCCATGGCGGGTTCCTCGACGAGGGCCAGCTGCTCCGCGACATCGGCGCCATCACGCACATTCCCGCCGTGATCGTGCAGGGCCGCCACGACATCGTCTGCCCGGCGGTCAGCGCCTGGGAGCTGCATCGGGCCTGGCCCGGTTCGGTCCTGCACATCGTCGACGACGCCGGGCACGCGGCGAACGAGCCCGGCATCATCCATCACCTGGTCGAAGCGACCGACCGATTCGCGAAGGAGGGGTGA
- a CDS encoding CHAD domain-containing protein, which yields MTTAENALVAALRDDIDRLLAAEPEVRSDAPDSVHQMRVATRRLRSVLRSYRGLFAKKPATAMGAELKWLAGLLGEARDAEVRADRFATLLADHAGQAAPTDRDAVTRRLVTAERDRYRAAHDEVLTALDSAHYRTLRDELSEWRTAPPLRHSRVAADAVDVFGAVLRSDLDRVESLVRAEPTVAAADRIELLHDIRKSAKRLRYSCEAAEPAVGDDAADLGRRAKKLQTVLGDHRDAVESHRAILDRAAEAAAAGEHASLYEILADAEDAAAGRELSRYPATAAALFG from the coding sequence ATGACCACCGCCGAGAACGCGCTCGTCGCCGCCCTGCGGGACGACATCGACCGGCTGCTGGCCGCCGAGCCCGAAGTCCGTTCCGACGCACCGGATTCCGTGCATCAGATGCGGGTGGCCACCCGCAGGTTGCGGAGCGTGCTGCGGTCCTATCGCGGACTCTTCGCCAAGAAGCCGGCCACCGCGATGGGCGCCGAGCTCAAATGGCTGGCCGGATTGCTCGGGGAAGCCCGCGACGCGGAGGTGCGCGCCGACCGATTCGCCACCCTGCTCGCCGACCATGCCGGTCAGGCCGCACCCACCGACCGCGACGCCGTCACCAGGCGTCTGGTGACCGCCGAACGGGATCGCTATCGCGCGGCCCACGACGAGGTCCTGACCGCATTGGACAGCGCACACTATCGCACGCTGCGGGACGAACTGTCCGAGTGGCGCACCGCTCCCCCACTGCGCCACTCCCGCGTCGCGGCGGACGCCGTGGACGTCTTCGGTGCGGTGCTGCGCAGCGACCTCGACCGGGTGGAATCCCTCGTCCGCGCGGAGCCGACCGTCGCGGCCGCCGATCGCATCGAGCTGCTGCACGATATCCGCAAGAGCGCCAAGCGTTTACGGTACTCGTGCGAGGCCGCGGAGCCGGCGGTGGGCGACGATGCCGCCGACCTGGGCCGCCGTGCGAAGAAACTGCAGACCGTACTCGGCGACCACCGGGACGCGGTGGAATCCCACCGGGCGATCCTCGATCGAGCGGCCGAGGCCGCCGCCGCGGGCGAGCACGCGAGCCTCTACGAGATCCTCGCGGACGCCGAGGACGCCGCGGCCGGTCGCGAACTGAGCCGCTATCCGGCCACGGCCGCGGCGCTGTTCGGCTAG
- a CDS encoding RNB domain-containing ribonuclease yields the protein MELHQRIVSAPVDFGAIRSEFGLVSAYPAEASAEARDAVDAFAGNRVDRTDIPFVTIDPPGAMDLDQALHLIHTPTGFLVHYAIADVGAVIAPDGALAKESGARGQTFYLPDGTVPLHPPSLSEGSASLLPERTRPAALWTIELDEHAEPQRFSVARALVRSRARLDYSGVQADAEAGRLHPSIAALPEFGERRIRAGLARGAIGLRLPAQTVVQDERVNGHWRLVVEPRTAADDWNEQVSLLTGMCAAQLMLNGGTPAEERVALLRTMPPPAESAIDSMRRTAHALGVAWPTEEPVGQMLARLDPNTPAALVLMSEATTLLRGASYTVVAGATGASPPQEALRHSGIGAPYAHVTAPLRRLSDRFATEICLARCAGTAVPRWVRDGLVRTADTMRRSDGVAGKLERACIDLTESTLLARRTGAEFDAVVVREANGNRPAVIFIADPPVLGPCSGEPPEGKAVRVRLLSADPRERKVSFEYAA from the coding sequence GTGGAACTCCACCAGCGGATCGTCTCGGCACCGGTAGATTTCGGCGCCATTCGTTCCGAGTTCGGCTTGGTCTCGGCGTATCCCGCCGAGGCCAGCGCGGAGGCCCGCGACGCCGTCGACGCGTTCGCGGGCAACCGGGTCGATCGCACGGACATCCCGTTCGTGACGATCGACCCGCCCGGGGCAATGGATCTGGACCAGGCCCTGCATCTCATACACACCCCCACCGGCTTCCTCGTGCATTACGCCATCGCCGACGTCGGTGCCGTGATCGCCCCCGATGGCGCGCTCGCCAAGGAGTCCGGCGCCAGGGGACAGACGTTCTATCTCCCCGACGGCACCGTGCCACTGCACCCGCCGAGCCTGTCGGAAGGATCCGCCAGCCTGCTGCCCGAGCGAACGCGCCCGGCAGCGTTATGGACCATCGAACTCGACGAGCATGCCGAACCGCAGCGTTTCTCGGTGGCGCGGGCCCTGGTACGTTCGCGCGCCCGGCTCGACTACTCCGGTGTCCAGGCCGACGCCGAGGCCGGCCGGCTGCATCCCTCGATCGCGGCCCTGCCGGAGTTCGGCGAGCGGCGCATCCGGGCTGGGCTGGCGCGCGGCGCGATCGGCTTGCGGCTGCCGGCGCAAACCGTCGTTCAGGACGAGCGCGTCAACGGACATTGGCGGCTGGTGGTCGAACCGCGCACCGCCGCCGACGACTGGAACGAACAGGTCTCATTGCTGACCGGAATGTGCGCGGCGCAGCTCATGCTGAACGGGGGTACACCCGCCGAGGAGCGGGTCGCGCTGCTGCGCACCATGCCGCCACCGGCCGAATCCGCGATCGACTCCATGCGCCGCACCGCGCACGCACTGGGCGTGGCATGGCCCACCGAGGAACCTGTCGGGCAGATGCTGGCGCGGCTCGACCCCAACACGCCCGCGGCGCTGGTGCTGATGTCCGAGGCGACAACCCTGCTGCGCGGTGCGTCCTACACCGTGGTCGCTGGTGCAACGGGCGCGTCGCCCCCGCAGGAAGCTCTGCGGCATAGCGGTATCGGTGCGCCATACGCGCACGTCACCGCCCCGCTGCGGCGACTGTCGGACCGGTTCGCGACCGAGATCTGCCTGGCCCGGTGCGCGGGCACGGCGGTGCCGCGCTGGGTACGCGACGGGCTGGTGCGCACGGCCGACACCATGCGGCGCAGCGATGGCGTCGCGGGCAAGCTCGAGCGCGCCTGCATCGATCTGACCGAGTCGACCCTGTTGGCCCGGCGGACCGGCGCGGAATTCGACGCCGTGGTGGTGCGCGAGGCCAACGGCAACCGTCCCGCCGTGATCTTCATCGCCGATCCGCCGGTCCTCGGGCCGTGCTCGGGTGAGCCGCCGGAAGGGAAGGCAGTGCGGGTACGCCTGTTGTCGGCGGACCCGAGGGAGCGGAAAGTGAGTTTCGAGTACGCCGCGTGA
- a CDS encoding alpha/beta hydrolase, which translates to MERVEVGFPSGSEQCAAWLYHPDGAPKPRPLVVMGHGLGANREMGLDRYARRFAAAGMAVLVFDYRHFGASQGTPRQLLSIARQRADWHAAIAYARTLRGIDATRIALWGTSFGGGHVLSVAPDDDYIAAVVAQAPFTSGLSSALAKGPISVTKVATIAATDLLLGTIRRKPVRIRLAGRKRAAALMSAPDVPEGFRRLTDESDTYEPKVAARVAFSALFDAPGRRAKALKMPVLYALCDDDSIAPVKSALRAAKRTKHAIVKRYPAGHFDIYFDEVFEKAVYDQTEFLVSVLRP; encoded by the coding sequence ATGGAACGTGTCGAGGTCGGCTTCCCTTCCGGAAGCGAGCAGTGCGCGGCGTGGCTCTATCACCCGGACGGCGCACCCAAACCCCGCCCGCTAGTGGTGATGGGACACGGCCTGGGGGCCAATCGGGAAATGGGACTGGACCGGTACGCGCGGCGTTTCGCGGCCGCGGGCATGGCGGTGCTGGTGTTCGACTATCGGCATTTCGGCGCCAGTCAGGGCACGCCGCGCCAGTTGCTGAGCATCGCGCGCCAACGTGCGGACTGGCATGCCGCCATCGCCTACGCGCGCACGCTACGCGGGATCGACGCGACCAGGATCGCGTTGTGGGGCACCTCCTTCGGGGGTGGGCACGTCCTGTCGGTCGCGCCGGACGACGACTACATCGCCGCCGTCGTCGCCCAGGCGCCGTTCACCAGCGGCTTGTCCTCGGCGCTTGCGAAGGGACCGATCAGCGTGACCAAGGTCGCCACCATCGCGGCCACCGACCTGCTGCTGGGGACCATCCGGCGCAAGCCCGTCCGCATCCGGCTGGCCGGACGCAAGCGCGCCGCGGCACTGATGAGCGCGCCCGACGTACCGGAGGGCTTCCGCAGGCTGACCGACGAAAGCGACACCTACGAACCGAAAGTAGCCGCGCGCGTGGCATTCTCCGCGCTGTTCGACGCACCGGGCCGACGCGCGAAGGCGCTGAAAATGCCCGTGCTGTACGCACTGTGCGACGACGACTCGATCGCCCCGGTGAAATCGGCCCTGCGCGCCGCCAAGCGCACCAAGCATGCCATCGTAAAGCGTTATCCAGCGGGGCATTTCGACATCTACTTCGACGAGGTCTTCGAAAAGGCGGTGTACGACCAGACCGAATTCCTGGTATCGGTGCTGCGCCCCTGA
- a CDS encoding DUF6879 family protein — protein MLLTQGEAFNDLFGEVEREAFHLEVRDDYYPPDYPPLVRFLADEPEDYEWFQPWLNHVRETTSRGVAVNRVRVVTVPHNDYTRYAKHVARLNVQAGEDVRYLPRHLIDSDELTTDDWWIFDDSVVAFTVFEPGENGRWAGGALTTDPRIVEYIRTVKERVWSLAVPLSEYSEP, from the coding sequence ATGCTGCTAACGCAAGGTGAGGCATTCAACGATCTGTTCGGAGAGGTCGAGCGTGAAGCGTTCCACCTCGAAGTCAGGGACGACTACTACCCGCCGGACTATCCACCGCTTGTTCGGTTCCTGGCCGACGAACCCGAAGACTACGAGTGGTTTCAACCGTGGCTGAACCATGTCCGGGAGACCACCAGTCGGGGTGTGGCGGTGAACCGGGTGCGGGTGGTAACCGTGCCGCACAACGACTACACCCGGTACGCGAAGCACGTTGCCCGCCTCAACGTGCAAGCGGGTGAAGATGTTCGGTATCTGCCGCGCCATCTGATCGACTCTGACGAGTTGACGACCGACGACTGGTGGATCTTCGATGATTCGGTCGTAGCGTTCACGGTGTTCGAGCCCGGCGAAAACGGGCGTTGGGCAGGTGGCGCACTAACAACTGATCCCCGGATTGTCGAATACATCCGGACAGTCAAAGAACGGGTGTGGTCTCTCGCCGTTCCGTTGTCCGAGTACAGCGAGCCGTGA
- a CDS encoding helix-turn-helix domain-containing protein: MTSSLNKAKEALGARLRELRLDAGMTGTELARRAGWHQTKVSKIEYGKTKPTDDDIRVWCVHTGAPSQLPDLIATLRNIEAAWLEWRRVLGTGTKRRQQASIKLEAETEVMRVYHPFLIPGLLQTAEYAEGVLRSVVEFQQVPDDVDEGVSKRMERQQILYRRNHRFHFVIAEQALSTTVGNDRTMIGQLDRILAVVGMPRVALGIVPAEAPCRVPMTNFTIFDNRMAMVETVTAELTVTQPREIAQYARAFDVLAKQALTGEAARHLILAALDKRRGRSNFH; encoded by the coding sequence GTGACGAGTTCGCTGAACAAGGCCAAGGAAGCTCTCGGGGCGCGGCTCCGGGAGCTTCGCCTGGATGCGGGCATGACCGGCACCGAGCTTGCTCGCCGTGCCGGATGGCATCAGACCAAGGTGTCGAAAATCGAGTACGGCAAGACCAAGCCCACAGACGACGATATTCGGGTCTGGTGTGTCCACACCGGGGCCCCGAGTCAGTTACCTGACCTGATAGCCACCCTCCGCAACATCGAGGCTGCATGGCTCGAATGGAGGCGAGTGCTCGGGACCGGCACCAAGCGGCGGCAACAAGCCTCGATCAAGCTGGAAGCCGAGACCGAGGTAATGCGGGTGTATCACCCGTTCCTCATACCGGGCTTGCTCCAGACGGCAGAGTACGCCGAGGGCGTCCTACGAAGCGTTGTCGAGTTTCAGCAGGTCCCGGACGACGTTGACGAAGGCGTATCCAAGCGCATGGAACGCCAACAGATCCTGTACCGGCGTAACCACCGGTTCCACTTCGTCATAGCCGAGCAAGCACTGTCTACGACGGTCGGCAACGACCGCACCATGATCGGCCAACTAGACCGGATACTGGCCGTTGTCGGAATGCCGAGGGTCGCGCTCGGTATTGTACCGGCCGAAGCGCCGTGCCGGGTTCCAATGACGAACTTCACCATATTCGACAACCGAATGGCCATGGTCGAAACAGTCACGGCGGAGCTGACGGTAACCCAGCCGAGAGAGATAGCCCAATATGCACGGGCGTTCGATGTTCTGGCGAAACAGGCATTGACCGGAGAGGCGGCACGTCATTTGATCCTGGCAGCGCTCGACAAGCGGCGCGGCCGGTCCAACTTTCACTAA
- a CDS encoding TetR/AcrR family transcriptional regulator codes for MTAEPVRRHYDSLRRAAQAQQTSAEIARAARELFLANGWAATTVRDVARTAGVSVPTVYAAYGNKTGLTKALADAADLSADVSLLLADLEAAPQPRRQLAAMVAYDRRLYERAGDVIMLLREAARTEPELAQAYRDGRRRGDDAHRQVMSGWPAGTLRADIDVPTAVDIYAAVCNIDAFSELTAERGWPPERVEAWWTALLTRELLDER; via the coding sequence ATGACCGCGGAACCGGTCCGACGCCACTACGACTCGCTGCGCCGCGCCGCCCAAGCGCAGCAGACCAGTGCCGAGATCGCTCGTGCCGCCCGAGAGTTGTTCTTGGCCAACGGCTGGGCGGCGACCACGGTGCGTGACGTGGCACGCACCGCGGGTGTCTCGGTGCCGACGGTCTACGCCGCCTATGGCAACAAGACCGGCCTCACAAAAGCGCTGGCCGACGCGGCCGACCTGTCCGCCGACGTATCCCTGTTGCTCGCCGATCTGGAAGCCGCCCCCCAGCCGCGTCGGCAACTGGCCGCCATGGTCGCCTACGACCGCAGGCTCTATGAGCGAGCGGGCGACGTGATCATGCTGCTACGCGAGGCGGCACGCACCGAACCCGAACTGGCCCAGGCGTATCGCGACGGCCGTCGGCGCGGCGACGACGCCCACCGGCAGGTCATGTCCGGATGGCCCGCGGGCACGCTGCGTGCGGACATCGACGTGCCGACCGCCGTCGACATCTACGCGGCGGTCTGCAACATCGACGCCTTCTCCGAACTCACCGCCGAACGTGGCTGGCCGCCGGAACGGGTCGAGGCATGGTGGACAGCGCTGCTCACGCGTGAGCTGCTGGACGAGCGGTGA
- a CDS encoding acyl-CoA dehydrogenase family protein encodes MELSLDPKPTEYLKRVTAFLDEQILPREQEYFDALRRQGDPWAVPEFLPELRQRARSEGLWNLYLPDPGYGQDLTNVEYAPLAEAMGRSLFAPEVFNCHAPDAGNAEMLLRHGSAEQQKRWLEPLLNGEIRSAFCMSEPDAASSDATNLAATATLDGDSVILDGRKWWCTGIGHPDCRFAVVSGLTFPMADRHTRYSLVLVPLDTPGVRVERMLSVYGYRNEPSGYAEVSFTDVRLPVEAIIGRAGQGFLIAQQMLGPARIHLCMRLIGLAERAIELACTRAVQRTAFGKPLANLGGNRERIARARIAIDQARLHVRHAAWRLDTVGSLAAAAELSQIKAAVPAMACGVIDMAVHLHGAAGLSEDYPLAAAAAAARAQRLTDGPDEVHLGVVARTELAKYPTAG; translated from the coding sequence GTGGAACTCTCACTCGACCCGAAGCCCACCGAGTATCTGAAACGCGTCACCGCCTTCCTGGACGAGCAGATCCTGCCTCGTGAGCAGGAATACTTCGACGCTTTACGGCGGCAAGGTGATCCGTGGGCGGTGCCCGAGTTCCTGCCCGAGCTCAGGCAGCGTGCGCGATCCGAGGGCCTGTGGAATCTCTACCTGCCCGATCCCGGCTACGGCCAGGACCTGACCAACGTCGAGTACGCGCCACTGGCCGAAGCCATGGGCCGGTCGTTGTTCGCACCGGAAGTCTTCAACTGCCATGCCCCCGACGCAGGCAACGCCGAGATGCTGCTTCGGCACGGCAGCGCCGAGCAGCAGAAACGCTGGCTCGAACCACTACTGAACGGCGAAATCCGCTCCGCGTTCTGTATGTCCGAGCCCGACGCGGCGTCTTCGGATGCGACCAACCTGGCCGCCACCGCCACTCTCGACGGGGACAGCGTGATCCTCGACGGTCGCAAATGGTGGTGTACCGGGATCGGGCATCCCGATTGCCGGTTCGCGGTCGTGTCCGGTCTGACGTTTCCCATGGCCGACCGGCATACCCGCTACTCGCTGGTGCTGGTGCCGCTGGACACGCCAGGTGTCCGGGTCGAGCGGATGCTGTCGGTCTATGGCTACCGCAACGAGCCGAGCGGTTACGCCGAAGTTTCCTTCACTGATGTGCGGCTACCGGTCGAAGCGATCATCGGCAGAGCGGGGCAAGGGTTCCTGATCGCCCAGCAGATGCTCGGCCCCGCCCGGATCCATCTGTGCATGCGGCTGATCGGGCTCGCCGAGCGCGCCATCGAACTCGCCTGCACACGGGCCGTCCAGCGCACCGCGTTCGGTAAACCGCTGGCGAACCTGGGCGGCAACCGTGAGCGGATCGCTCGCGCCCGCATCGCCATCGACCAAGCTCGCCTGCACGTCCGCCATGCCGCATGGCGGCTGGACACCGTGGGCTCGCTCGCGGCGGCAGCCGAACTGTCCCAGATCAAGGCAGCGGTCCCCGCGATGGCCTGCGGGGTGATCGACATGGCCGTCCATTTGCACGGCGCCGCCGGACTGTCGGAGGACTACCCCCTTGCCGCCGCCGCGGCGGCGGCCCGAGCCCAGCGGCTCACCGACGGCCCCGACGAGGTCCACCTCGGGGTCGTGGCCAGAACCGAACTCGCCAAGTATCCGACCGCCGGATGA
- a CDS encoding DUF305 domain-containing protein, producing MAHEARRPAIAQLVVYLGALALLVSAASGAGNWWHAERSHADRGTMRLSSVDIGFAQDMSAHHAQALLLAHTLPGDADRQVRVLADRIEIAQAAEIAMMHGWLLLFDRPLTAPEPMAWMHGTDQHAAGQHHNAASMPGMASIDEIARLGGSHGVEGEILFLQLMIRHHRGGLDMTRAAFDDPLTAEPIRKVALRMAQDQSNEIGVMTAMLTVRHGAALPYP from the coding sequence TTGGCTCATGAGGCGCGCCGACCGGCGATCGCGCAGCTGGTGGTGTATCTCGGCGCGCTGGCACTGCTGGTGTCGGCCGCGTCGGGCGCCGGGAACTGGTGGCACGCTGAGCGCAGCCACGCAGATCGCGGAACGATGCGACTGTCATCGGTCGATATCGGCTTCGCGCAAGACATGTCGGCCCATCACGCGCAAGCGTTGCTGCTGGCGCACACGTTGCCGGGCGATGCCGATCGGCAGGTGCGGGTGCTGGCCGATCGGATCGAGATCGCCCAAGCCGCCGAGATCGCGATGATGCACGGCTGGCTGCTGCTGTTCGACCGGCCGCTCACCGCGCCCGAACCGATGGCGTGGATGCACGGCACGGACCAGCACGCGGCGGGGCAGCACCACAATGCGGCATCCATGCCAGGGATGGCGAGTATCGACGAGATCGCCCGGCTGGGCGGATCGCACGGCGTCGAAGGAGAAATCTTGTTCCTGCAGTTGATGATTCGCCATCATCGCGGCGGCCTGGACATGACGCGGGCGGCGTTCGACGACCCGCTGACCGCGGAGCCGATCCGCAAGGTCGCACTGCGCATGGCGCAGGACCAAAGCAACGAGATCGGTGTCATGACCGCAATGCTGACCGTGCGCCACGGCGCCGCACTGCCTTATCCGTGA
- a CDS encoding LVIVD repeat-containing protein produces MVPIRHRHRRNAIVVAVLAFSVSSAIVPGARAETFYLGEVGTVAAPRAECGPGSLPETGLQGDVPAEDRNNLRSTQGYRCNLSLVGGLQDRGGGVVSATFDHCSYTSTFFPGNLPNIDTPGVQVVDVSDPGRPRLAGSLNEPGMVGGTWESMKVNQERKLLAATAVGLFGQGGGYFSVYDISDCEHPRLLNRRAGTELTMPLPFTSHEGGFSPDGRTYWASGLAPGLLTAIDIADPADPRVIWQSVRSLAEHGFGISPDGNTMYLSVQAGITILDISAVQRRDPHPQVPELGTYLWTDGLFNQQSVPVTYRGVPHIFSSDEASSGGVKVFDVSDPAHAKQVAQIKLEINLPEHTDAKFRSASGGSFQTYDAHYCVADRPNDPTALACSWMSSGIRVFDVRDPYHIREIAYYNPPAQTGRNLQLTNSSHAWAELLGLPLNDVLAVTKAIVDGKFDPAVAFGPRAGQVAFGDLSSDWCMSPPTFHGTQIWTTCSDNGFLALQLDNDVYTPPVDQESTIGS; encoded by the coding sequence ATGGTGCCTATCCGTCATCGGCACCGCAGGAACGCAATCGTTGTTGCGGTGCTGGCATTTTCGGTGAGCTCGGCGATCGTGCCGGGCGCGCGGGCCGAGACGTTCTATCTCGGCGAGGTCGGCACTGTCGCCGCGCCGCGCGCCGAGTGCGGGCCGGGGTCGTTGCCGGAAACCGGTCTGCAGGGCGATGTTCCGGCCGAGGACCGCAACAATCTGCGCAGCACCCAGGGCTATCGGTGCAATTTGTCGCTGGTCGGCGGTCTGCAGGATCGGGGCGGGGGTGTGGTATCGGCGACGTTCGATCACTGCTCCTACACCAGCACCTTCTTCCCCGGAAACCTGCCGAATATCGACACGCCCGGAGTGCAGGTCGTCGACGTGTCGGATCCGGGCAGACCCCGGCTCGCCGGCTCCCTGAACGAGCCCGGGATGGTGGGCGGCACATGGGAGTCGATGAAGGTCAACCAGGAGCGCAAACTGCTCGCCGCGACCGCGGTCGGCCTCTTCGGCCAGGGCGGCGGCTACTTCTCGGTGTACGACATCTCCGACTGCGAGCACCCGAGGCTGCTGAATCGGCGCGCGGGCACCGAGCTGACCATGCCGCTGCCGTTCACCTCCCACGAGGGTGGATTCTCGCCCGACGGCAGAACCTACTGGGCCTCCGGTCTCGCGCCCGGTCTGCTGACGGCCATCGATATCGCCGACCCGGCCGATCCGCGCGTCATCTGGCAGAGCGTCCGATCCTTGGCCGAGCACGGGTTCGGTATCAGCCCCGACGGCAACACGATGTACCTGTCGGTGCAGGCGGGCATCACCATCCTGGACATCAGCGCCGTGCAGCGCCGGGACCCGCATCCTCAAGTGCCCGAGCTGGGCACCTATCTGTGGACCGATGGGCTGTTCAACCAGCAGAGCGTTCCGGTCACCTACCGTGGTGTGCCGCATATCTTCTCGTCCGATGAGGCGAGTTCGGGCGGAGTGAAGGTGTTCGATGTATCCGATCCCGCGCACGCGAAACAGGTGGCGCAGATCAAGCTGGAAATCAACCTGCCCGAGCACACCGACGCCAAGTTCCGCTCCGCCTCGGGCGGTTCGTTCCAGACCTACGACGCGCACTACTGCGTCGCAGACCGCCCGAATGATCCGACGGCGCTGGCGTGTTCGTGGATGTCGTCGGGCATCCGGGTCTTCGATGTCCGCGATCCGTACCACATCCGGGAGATCGCCTATTACAACCCGCCCGCGCAGACCGGCCGCAATCTACAGTTGACGAACTCCTCGCACGCTTGGGCGGAACTGCTCGGCCTGCCGCTCAACGACGTCCTGGCCGTCACCAAGGCGATCGTGGACGGCAAGTTCGATCCGGCGGTGGCGTTCGGTCCGCGCGCCGGGCAGGTGGCCTTCGGTGATCTGTCGTCGGACTGGTGTATGTCGCCGCCGACCTTCCACGGCACCCAGATCTGGACGACCTGCAGCGACAACGGATTCCTGGCCCTGCAACTGGACAACGACGTGTACACCCCGCCGGTGGATCAGGAGTCGACCATTGGCTCATGA
- a CDS encoding SDR family NAD(P)-dependent oxidoreductase: MAQAVVTGAAGAIGAAICRRLARNGYDILAVDIDEVGLKALCEDASARIMPYPCDITDPPRTREIATAVGCRCELLVHAAGVVVTTPFEQVATDEIDREVGVDMVGPMLLTHTLFPALRAAGGHIVAVVSLASMLPLAECPGYSASKFGLRGFLLSLAAGTRRTGVQVSIVNPGAVDTPMLRYEAATGGSPLAFLGTPLAADDIAERVVALVNRPRVETNVPGADGWLVKIGMLAPGVTLRLLPHIGRLARRNLARYRARYGIPGGSERGDDPAGNVIS; this comes from the coding sequence ATGGCTCAGGCGGTGGTGACCGGCGCGGCCGGGGCGATCGGTGCGGCGATCTGCCGACGCCTGGCCCGCAACGGATACGACATCCTGGCCGTCGACATCGATGAGGTCGGCTTGAAAGCGCTGTGCGAGGACGCCTCGGCGCGGATCATGCCCTATCCGTGCGATATCACCGACCCGCCGCGGACGCGCGAGATCGCCACCGCCGTCGGCTGCCGGTGTGAACTGCTCGTGCACGCCGCGGGAGTCGTCGTGACGACGCCGTTCGAGCAGGTCGCCACGGACGAGATCGATCGCGAGGTCGGCGTCGACATGGTCGGGCCGATGTTGCTGACCCACACTCTCTTTCCCGCACTGCGCGCGGCGGGTGGGCACATCGTCGCGGTAGTGTCGCTGGCCTCGATGCTGCCGCTGGCCGAGTGTCCCGGCTACAGCGCCTCGAAGTTCGGGCTGCGCGGGTTTCTGCTGTCACTGGCAGCCGGGACCCGGAGGACCGGTGTCCAGGTCAGCATCGTGAATCCGGGTGCGGTCGACACTCCGATGCTGCGGTACGAGGCCGCGACCGGGGGTTCGCCGCTGGCCTTCCTCGGCACGCCGTTGGCGGCGGACGACATCGCCGAACGCGTCGTCGCGTTGGTGAACCGGCCACGCGTGGAGACGAACGTGCCGGGAGCCGACGGCTGGCTGGTGAAGATCGGCATGCTCGCCCCCGGGGTGACGCTGCGACTTCTGCCGCACATCGGGCGTCTGGCCCGGCGGAATCTGGCTCGCTATCGGGCCCGCTACGGAATCCCGGGGGGCAGCGAGCGAGGGGATGACCCTGCAGGAAACGTCATTTCGTGA